The proteins below come from a single Nocardioides eburneiflavus genomic window:
- a CDS encoding endonuclease/exonuclease/phosphatase family protein codes for MKHKHPPTTSGPRRPRVELWAPALVLAVIAAVVWASFFSDAVVEDTASDRTGAAQEAGQTTGGAGDDAQDGEGGGSGGSGEGSGGSSSEGAEPEHAEPEELEESVRRFRAAQRKLAARVSQQLARRTQPFEFRVASYNVLGDSHTGPGGNKPGFPDGSPRMDMAIAALRSNGIDVVGFQEFEQSQYGMFSSRAGEYSLYPGMSLGNKSVRFNIAWRSSVWRFVEGRSLSIPYAGGSRIAMPVVLLESISTGRRAWFANFHNPADTPSLGNNARWRAEAASLEVSYLTELHQSTGHPVIATGDYNEREEIFCRFTAGGVFTAAAGGSSAGGCAPPPRMEVDWIFGSTGVAFADYAATDTGWASDHRLIHSTATLTGVE; via the coding sequence GTGAAGCACAAGCACCCCCCGACCACGAGCGGCCCACGTCGGCCGCGCGTGGAGCTGTGGGCGCCCGCGCTGGTGCTGGCCGTGATCGCTGCCGTGGTGTGGGCGTCGTTCTTCTCCGACGCCGTCGTCGAGGACACCGCCAGCGACCGGACGGGAGCCGCGCAGGAGGCGGGGCAGACGACCGGCGGCGCCGGCGACGACGCGCAGGACGGCGAGGGCGGAGGGTCCGGAGGGTCCGGCGAGGGTTCCGGTGGCTCGTCCAGCGAGGGCGCGGAGCCCGAGCACGCCGAGCCCGAGGAGCTCGAGGAGTCCGTACGCCGCTTCCGCGCCGCGCAGCGCAAGCTCGCCGCCCGCGTCTCCCAGCAGCTCGCCCGCCGTACGCAGCCCTTCGAGTTCCGGGTGGCGAGCTACAACGTGCTCGGCGACTCCCACACCGGGCCGGGGGGCAACAAGCCCGGGTTCCCCGACGGCAGCCCGCGCATGGACATGGCCATCGCCGCGCTGCGCAGCAACGGCATCGACGTCGTCGGCTTCCAGGAGTTCGAGCAGAGCCAGTACGGCATGTTCTCCTCCCGGGCCGGCGAGTACTCGCTCTACCCGGGGATGTCGCTGGGCAACAAGTCGGTGCGCTTCAACATCGCCTGGCGCTCGAGCGTGTGGCGGTTCGTCGAGGGGCGTTCGCTCTCCATCCCCTATGCCGGCGGCAGCCGTATCGCGATGCCGGTGGTCCTCCTGGAGTCCATCAGCACCGGGCGCCGGGCCTGGTTCGCCAACTTCCACAACCCCGCCGACACCCCGAGCCTCGGCAACAACGCCCGCTGGCGGGCCGAGGCGGCCAGCCTCGAGGTCTCCTACCTGACCGAGCTGCACCAGTCGACCGGTCACCCGGTCATCGCCACCGGCGACTACAACGAGCGCGAGGAGATCTTCTGCCGGTTCACCGCCGGCGGCGTGTTCACCGCCGCCGCGGGCGGCAGCTCGGCCGGCGGCTGCGCCCCGCCCCCGCGGATGGAGGTCGACTGGATCTTCGGCTCGACCGGGGTGGCCTTCGCCGACTACGCCGCCACCGACACCGGCTGGGCCTC